One window of Robiginitalea biformata HTCC2501 genomic DNA carries:
- a CDS encoding ThuA domain-containing protein: MKYATPIKNAILASVCLVACLPGMGCRQAAEPTGQAAETEKKPHVVFVIGDEEYRSEESMPMLAGILKRELDAEVTLCFSVDSSGVIDPNRLDHIQGLAALDSADLMVLFTRFRALPEAELAHITRFAESGKPMVGFRTATHAFLYPDSTENARMNNAWPARVFGQQWITHHGHFEDGNDPLTAVSLAEGVEHPILTDVNAFQAYSWLYHVDGGDWELQGDAAPLLIGRSLRSKHEMDGRLDEFPLVNPVAWTKSYTGESGKTSRVFFTTLGHPYDFRNPNMRRLALNGIYWALGLEVPEDMDVSYTQPYQPNNSGFGEVYKKGLLPEGQLP; encoded by the coding sequence ATGAAGTACGCCACACCCATAAAAAACGCCATCCTCGCGTCCGTTTGCCTGGTGGCATGCCTCCCCGGGATGGGTTGCAGGCAAGCGGCTGAACCGACAGGGCAGGCAGCAGAAACGGAAAAAAAACCCCATGTGGTATTTGTCATTGGGGACGAGGAATATCGCTCCGAGGAATCCATGCCGATGTTGGCCGGGATTCTCAAGAGGGAGCTGGACGCGGAGGTAACGCTCTGTTTCTCGGTAGATTCCAGCGGGGTGATCGACCCAAACCGCCTGGATCATATCCAGGGGCTCGCTGCCCTGGACAGCGCGGACCTGATGGTGTTGTTTACCCGATTCCGCGCGCTGCCTGAGGCCGAACTGGCCCACATTACCCGGTTTGCCGAATCCGGTAAACCGATGGTGGGGTTCCGGACGGCCACACATGCCTTTCTCTATCCGGATTCCACGGAAAACGCCCGGATGAACAACGCCTGGCCGGCCCGGGTCTTTGGGCAGCAATGGATTACCCACCACGGACACTTCGAGGACGGGAATGACCCATTGACAGCTGTATCCCTTGCGGAAGGCGTGGAGCATCCGATACTGACAGACGTGAATGCCTTCCAGGCGTATTCCTGGCTTTACCATGTGGACGGAGGCGATTGGGAGTTACAGGGAGATGCCGCGCCCCTCCTCATTGGGAGGTCCCTGCGCTCCAAGCACGAGATGGACGGCCGCCTGGACGAATTCCCGCTGGTCAATCCGGTTGCCTGGACCAAATCCTATACAGGGGAATCGGGGAAAACGTCCCGGGTGTTCTTTACCACCCTCGGGCATCCTTATGATTTTCGAAACCCGAATATGCGCCGACTCGCCCTGAATGGCATCTACTGGGCCCTGGGACTCGAGGTACCGGAAGACATGGACGTGTCCTATACACAGCCCTACCAACCCAATAATTCCGGGTTCGGGGAGGTCTACAAAAAAGGCCTTTTGCCGGAAGGGCAGCTCCCCTAA
- a CDS encoding YqaE/Pmp3 family membrane protein: MSLLTIILNLLLPPVAVFMQHGVGTTLLISILLTLLGWLPGVIHAFLVNS, encoded by the coding sequence ATGTCGCTTCTCACCATAATATTGAACCTTTTGTTACCCCCTGTAGCGGTCTTTATGCAGCACGGGGTCGGCACCACCCTGTTGATAAGCATTTTACTCACGCTCCTGGGTTGGTTGCCCGGTGTCATCCACGCATTTTTGGTCAATAGTTGA
- a CDS encoding CBS domain-containing protein, with amino-acid sequence MSVKERIPVSSIMSTQLVVLNTTDSLEKAEKLFKKHRIRHIPVVSSKKIVGMLSLTDLLRISFVDGSYEDEEAIESIVYDMFTVPQVMVKNLRSVGPDATIKEVAEIFSKEEFHALPVCRDGELIGIVTTTDVIKYLLDQY; translated from the coding sequence ATGAGCGTAAAAGAACGTATCCCGGTATCCAGTATCATGAGCACCCAACTGGTGGTGCTCAATACCACCGACAGTCTGGAAAAAGCTGAAAAATTATTCAAGAAACACCGCATCCGCCATATCCCGGTGGTCAGCAGTAAAAAGATCGTGGGCATGCTCAGCCTGACGGACCTGTTGCGCATCAGTTTTGTAGACGGGTCCTACGAGGATGAGGAAGCTATTGAATCCATCGTCTACGACATGTTTACCGTCCCGCAGGTCATGGTGAAGAATTTGCGGTCGGTCGGTCCGGATGCAACCATCAAGGAGGTGGCGGAAATATTCAGCAAAGAGGAATTCCACGCGTTGCCGGTTTGTCGTGACGGGGAACTTATAGGCATTGTAACCACTACGGACGTGATTAAATACCTTTTGGATCAGTATTAA
- a CDS encoding sigma-70 family RNA polymerase sigma factor produces the protein MRQLKITKQVTNRETASLDKYLQEIGKVDLITADEEVELAQRIKAGDQAALEKLTKANLRFVVSVAKQYQNQGLTLPDLINEGNLGLIKAAQRFDETRGFKFISYAVWWIRQSILQALAEQSRIVRLPLNKIGSINKINKTFAFLEQAHERVPSAEEIAKELDMTVEDVKQSLKNSGRHVSMDAPLIDGEDSNLYDVLRSGESPNPDKELLHESLRTEIERALETLTPREADVIRLYFGLAGQHSMTLEEIGETFDLTRERVRQIKEKAIRRLKHTSRSKILKTYLG, from the coding sequence ATGAGACAACTAAAGATTACCAAGCAGGTTACCAATCGCGAAACCGCTTCCCTGGACAAATACCTCCAGGAGATCGGAAAAGTAGACCTGATTACCGCCGATGAGGAAGTGGAACTGGCCCAGCGCATTAAAGCGGGCGACCAGGCAGCTTTGGAAAAACTCACCAAGGCGAACCTCCGTTTTGTCGTTTCGGTAGCCAAACAGTACCAGAACCAGGGCCTGACCCTCCCCGACCTGATCAACGAGGGCAACCTGGGGCTGATCAAGGCAGCCCAGCGCTTTGACGAAACCCGGGGGTTTAAATTTATATCATATGCCGTTTGGTGGATCCGGCAATCCATCCTGCAGGCACTGGCGGAGCAGTCGCGGATTGTTCGCCTCCCCCTGAACAAAATCGGGTCGATCAACAAGATCAACAAGACGTTTGCATTTTTGGAGCAGGCCCACGAACGGGTACCCTCGGCAGAGGAGATTGCCAAGGAACTCGACATGACCGTGGAAGACGTAAAACAGTCCCTGAAAAACTCCGGGCGCCACGTATCCATGGATGCGCCCCTGATCGACGGGGAGGATTCCAACCTCTACGACGTACTCAGGAGTGGCGAATCCCCGAACCCGGATAAGGAATTGCTGCACGAATCCCTGCGCACGGAAATCGAACGTGCCCTGGAAACCCTGACCCCCCGGGAAGCGGATGTGATCCGCCTGTATTTCGGGCTGGCCGGGCAACATTCCATGACCCTGGAAGAAATCGGCGAAACCTTCGACCTGACCCGCGAACGCGTCCGTCAGATCAAGGAAAAGGCCATCCGCCGACTCAAGCATACCTCTCGTTCCAAGATACTTAAAACGTATCTCGGATAA
- the folE gene encoding GTP cyclohydrolase I FolE: MQKLPTTPPVQVNGTPREGTGTASLPEHLQTPLCEDAFDLSDAEKKVRIAFYFQRIMETLGLDLNDDSLRDTPARVARMYVEESFSGLDPKNKPQVSLFENTYRYGQMLVEKNILFYSNCEHHFVPIFGKAHVAYISSGKVIGLSKLNRIVRYYAQRPQVQERMTCQIGAELQNVLGTRDVAVILDAKHLCVASRGVQDDCSETLTSFYGGCFESPEKMAELQFYLRGC; this comes from the coding sequence ATGCAAAAACTACCCACTACCCCACCCGTGCAGGTTAACGGGACACCCAGAGAAGGCACCGGGACTGCATCGCTCCCCGAGCACCTGCAAACCCCGCTCTGCGAGGATGCCTTTGATCTGAGCGACGCCGAGAAAAAAGTCCGGATTGCATTCTATTTTCAGCGGATTATGGAAACCCTCGGTTTGGACCTCAACGACGATTCCCTCAGGGATACCCCTGCCCGGGTAGCCCGGATGTATGTGGAAGAGTCCTTTTCCGGCCTGGATCCAAAGAACAAACCCCAGGTATCCCTGTTCGAAAACACTTATCGCTACGGGCAAATGCTGGTAGAAAAGAATATTTTGTTCTATTCAAATTGCGAGCACCATTTTGTGCCCATTTTCGGAAAAGCCCATGTAGCCTATATCTCCTCCGGCAAGGTCATCGGCCTGTCCAAACTCAACCGTATAGTGCGCTACTATGCCCAACGGCCGCAGGTGCAGGAGAGGATGACCTGTCAGATCGGGGCCGAATTGCAAAACGTGTTGGGCACCCGGGACGTCGCGGTAATCCTCGATGCGAAACACCTCTGTGTGGCGTCCCGGGGCGTACAGGACGATTGCTCGGAAACCCTCACCTCATTTTATGGAGGTTGCTTTGAAAGCCCCGAAAAAATGGCGGAATTGCAATTCTACCTCCGGGGTTGCTGA
- a CDS encoding Lacal_2735 family protein gives MFGFLKSRTPREKLEVRYKKLLGEAHKLSQTNRSQGDAKYAEAEAVLKEIEMLDSGA, from the coding sequence ATGTTTGGATTCCTAAAATCCCGTACTCCCCGTGAGAAACTTGAGGTGCGGTACAAAAAACTCCTGGGGGAAGCCCACAAACTCTCCCAGACCAACCGCTCGCAGGGCGATGCAAAATACGCGGAGGCCGAGGCCGTCCTTAAAGAAATAGAAATGCTGGATTCGGGTGCCTGA
- a CDS encoding PVC-type heme-binding CxxCH protein, whose amino-acid sequence MSHPFRRIIIPILVISTLAVLSGCFRWDQDPVVPVRQGQSIVFLGNNLPSRMMHYGYFEATLQAAYPDSLLQIRNMGDGGNTPGFRPHSGRMHPWAFPEAEALLGELYPPSGSEGHLESPDEWLARLRADVILAFFGFNEVFRPDSYREITRDELRAFISHTRSQLYNGASPPRLVLLSPTAMEAVTGGPDLPDFQETNKKLEAYTAMMETVAVEAGVPFLDLFHPSKEWFEGEENLTIDGLQLNDAGYRQLSAYLAGQLFGVDAGVPEDEALLAAVREKNWFWHNDFKIPNGVHVFGRRYDPFGPDNYPYELEKIRQMTAVRDTAIWKTAAGVSYDVAAADSLTRPLPPVQSNYKPDQYGHGGGEYLYGEEALATFTLPPGYEISLFASESDFPELANPVQLSFDDAGRLWVATMPSYPHYRPGDSKPDDKLLILEDLDGDGRADTAKTWVDGLHLPVGFELSPEGVYISQGTHLKRYRDTDGDDRADTEEIVFSGFDDHDTHHAISAFTSDPSGAIYMGEGTFLHTNVETPYGPVRGTNGGFYRYNPTRRHLERTAQLPIPNPWGIAFDRWGQPFFLDTSGPALRWMLPGTLQPEYGISHPLPADMVPDAHKVRPTSGLEFVSSRHFPDSVQGDILLCNDIGFLGIKQHALRETGTGFSLEFRQDLLRSSDPNFRPVDLEFAPDGSLYVVDWHNILIGHMQHNARDPYRDHSHGRIYRITHTERPLLSAPDLQAAPVEELVRALGAPEYRTRYRARRVLRGRDPDAVSEALRNWTARLNPAHPEAEHQLLEALWTSWGIGRLDTALLRELLDSEDPRVRAAGVRAVRYNTHLLPDHVKILETTAGDPHGRVRMETLAAASWLPDSTARNILQILGESGLDSWNREAFLAVSNRLYGERQSDVEDKGPPVPDGFSERDSTLFVSGREIYLREGYCATCHQEDGQGLPASGFPPLANSSWATGSQERLIKLTLKGLQGPLMVNAVQYDGKVPMTAFEGLLSDEEIAAVLTYVRNAFGNRAKPVYPESVGRIREAVREKKGFYHTEELQ is encoded by the coding sequence ATGTCCCATCCCTTTCGACGAATTATCATCCCGATACTTGTTATTTCTACCCTGGCCGTTTTATCCGGCTGTTTTCGCTGGGATCAGGATCCCGTGGTTCCCGTGCGACAAGGCCAGTCTATCGTCTTCCTGGGCAATAACCTGCCTTCCCGAATGATGCATTACGGGTATTTTGAAGCAACCCTGCAAGCCGCTTACCCGGACAGCCTGCTGCAGATCCGCAATATGGGGGACGGGGGGAATACCCCGGGGTTCCGGCCCCACTCCGGAAGGATGCACCCCTGGGCATTTCCGGAAGCGGAAGCACTTCTCGGGGAACTCTACCCCCCTTCCGGGAGTGAGGGCCACCTGGAAAGTCCCGACGAGTGGCTCGCCCGGCTTCGGGCAGATGTCATCCTCGCGTTTTTCGGCTTTAACGAGGTTTTTCGCCCGGATAGTTACCGGGAAATTACCCGGGACGAACTCCGCGCATTTATATCCCACACGCGCTCCCAGCTGTACAACGGGGCTTCTCCGCCCCGGCTGGTACTCCTTTCCCCCACCGCAATGGAGGCGGTTACCGGCGGTCCGGACCTCCCGGATTTTCAGGAAACCAACAAAAAGCTGGAGGCCTACACCGCCATGATGGAAACTGTGGCCGTCGAGGCCGGGGTGCCCTTCCTGGATCTGTTCCACCCCTCAAAAGAGTGGTTCGAAGGGGAAGAGAACCTGACCATCGACGGGCTGCAACTCAACGATGCCGGCTACCGCCAACTGTCCGCTTACCTGGCCGGGCAACTTTTTGGCGTCGACGCAGGGGTCCCCGAAGATGAGGCCCTCCTCGCAGCGGTCCGGGAAAAAAACTGGTTCTGGCACAACGATTTCAAAATCCCCAACGGCGTCCACGTTTTCGGGAGGCGGTACGACCCCTTTGGGCCGGACAATTACCCTTACGAGCTCGAAAAGATCCGCCAGATGACCGCCGTCCGCGATACGGCTATCTGGAAGACCGCGGCAGGAGTGTCCTACGACGTGGCTGCTGCCGACTCGCTCACCCGTCCCCTGCCTCCGGTCCAGTCCAATTACAAGCCCGACCAGTACGGGCACGGAGGAGGTGAATACCTCTACGGGGAGGAAGCCCTGGCCACGTTTACGCTGCCACCGGGATATGAAATTTCACTCTTTGCCTCAGAATCGGATTTTCCGGAGCTCGCCAACCCGGTGCAGCTTTCCTTTGACGATGCCGGCCGCCTCTGGGTGGCCACCATGCCCTCCTACCCCCATTACCGGCCGGGCGATTCCAAACCGGATGACAAGCTGTTGATCCTGGAGGACCTCGACGGGGACGGCCGGGCCGATACGGCAAAAACCTGGGTGGACGGACTCCACCTGCCGGTGGGATTCGAATTGAGCCCGGAGGGCGTCTACATCTCCCAGGGCACCCACCTGAAGCGCTACCGGGATACGGACGGGGACGACCGGGCCGATACCGAAGAGATCGTCTTCAGCGGGTTTGACGACCATGATACGCACCACGCCATCAGCGCATTCACTTCGGATCCGAGCGGTGCGATCTATATGGGGGAAGGCACCTTCCTCCATACAAACGTCGAGACCCCGTACGGCCCGGTCCGGGGCACGAATGGCGGCTTTTACCGTTACAACCCGACCCGCCGGCACCTGGAACGGACCGCCCAGTTACCGATCCCAAACCCCTGGGGGATCGCCTTCGACCGGTGGGGCCAGCCCTTCTTCCTGGATACCTCCGGTCCGGCCCTGCGCTGGATGTTACCGGGAACCCTGCAACCTGAATACGGCATTTCCCACCCGCTACCGGCAGACATGGTCCCCGATGCACACAAGGTCCGCCCCACCTCAGGGCTCGAATTTGTCTCGAGCCGCCATTTCCCGGATTCGGTCCAGGGAGATATCCTCCTGTGCAACGACATCGGATTCCTCGGGATCAAACAACACGCCCTGCGGGAAACCGGAACCGGCTTCTCCCTGGAATTCCGGCAGGACCTGCTTCGGAGCAGCGACCCGAATTTCCGCCCAGTGGACCTGGAATTCGCCCCCGACGGCAGCCTGTACGTGGTGGACTGGCACAATATCCTCATTGGCCATATGCAGCACAACGCCCGGGACCCCTATCGCGACCACAGCCACGGCCGTATCTACCGCATCACCCATACGGAGCGGCCGCTGCTGTCCGCCCCGGACCTGCAGGCGGCCCCGGTTGAAGAACTGGTCAGGGCCCTCGGAGCCCCGGAATACCGGACGCGATACCGGGCCCGTCGGGTGCTCAGGGGGCGCGACCCGGACGCGGTTTCCGAGGCATTGAGGAACTGGACCGCCCGACTCAACCCGGCCCACCCGGAAGCGGAACACCAACTTCTGGAGGCCCTCTGGACCAGCTGGGGGATCGGCAGGCTCGATACGGCTTTGCTGCGGGAACTCCTGGATTCAGAAGACCCCCGGGTACGCGCAGCCGGGGTTCGGGCCGTCCGTTACAATACGCATTTGCTCCCGGACCATGTGAAAATACTGGAAACGACGGCCGGTGATCCCCATGGTCGTGTTCGGATGGAGACCCTGGCGGCAGCATCCTGGCTACCGGATTCGACGGCCCGGAACATCCTGCAAATCCTCGGCGAGTCCGGACTGGACAGCTGGAACCGCGAAGCCTTCCTTGCAGTAAGCAACCGGCTTTACGGCGAGAGGCAAAGCGATGTGGAGGACAAGGGCCCGCCAGTACCGGACGGATTCAGCGAACGAGACAGTACGTTATTTGTCAGCGGTCGGGAAATCTATCTGCGGGAAGGGTATTGCGCCACCTGCCACCAGGAAGACGGGCAGGGCCTGCCCGCTTCCGGTTTTCCGCCCCTGGCCAACAGTTCCTGGGCCACCGGTTCGCAAGAGCGCCTGATAAAACTAACGCTTAAAGGCCTGCAGGGCCCGCTGATGGTCAATGCCGTTCAGTACGACGGCAAGGTGCCGATGACGGCTTTTGAGGGTCTCCTCTCCGACGAGGAGATTGCCGCGGTGCTCACTTATGTGCGCAACGCCTTCGGGAACCGGGCCAAACCGGTGTATCCGGAATCCGTGGGGCGTATCCGGGAAGCGGTCCGGGAGAAAAAAGGATTTTATCACACAGAAGAACTGCAATAG
- a CDS encoding gluconate 2-dehydrogenase subunit 3 family protein: MDRRSALKRTGLMAGAALALPTALSLLQSCQKEKRPDWKPEFLTASEAALVAALVDTVLPRTETPGGLDVKADMFMDKVFARVYDPEAREALRRELAAFDSRCIDGYGEVFAELGDTDRAGVLKAEEAAGGKFNPGVWGTAVGEQEPVGFYRNLKSMMVWAYFSSEEIGRNVLSYDPIPGAFQGCIPLSDVGYRWSL, encoded by the coding sequence ATGGATCGAAGAAGCGCGCTCAAGAGAACCGGACTGATGGCGGGGGCTGCCCTGGCCCTGCCAACTGCCCTGTCCCTCCTACAATCCTGCCAAAAAGAAAAACGGCCGGACTGGAAACCGGAATTCCTCACGGCCAGCGAGGCAGCCCTGGTGGCCGCCCTGGTGGACACGGTCCTGCCCCGGACGGAAACCCCGGGCGGGCTGGATGTAAAGGCCGATATGTTCATGGACAAAGTCTTCGCCCGGGTGTACGACCCGGAGGCCCGGGAGGCACTCCGCAGGGAACTGGCCGCCTTTGATTCCCGGTGCATCGATGGGTATGGAGAGGTGTTTGCAGAACTCGGGGATACCGACCGCGCAGGTGTACTTAAAGCCGAGGAAGCCGCCGGCGGAAAATTCAACCCGGGGGTATGGGGGACGGCCGTCGGGGAACAGGAACCCGTCGGTTTTTACCGCAACCTGAAATCCATGATGGTCTGGGCGTATTTCTCCTCGGAGGAAATCGGCAGGAATGTACTTAGCTACGACCCGATACCCGGGGCGTTCCAGGGGTGTATCCCCCTATCCGATGTGGGGTATCGCTGGAGCCTGTAG
- the rpe gene encoding ribulose-phosphate 3-epimerase, with amino-acid sequence MKHPIIAPSLLAADFGNLQQAVEMVEQSQAGWHHIDVMDGLFVPNISYGMPVIQAIGKHASKPLDVHLMIVDPDRYIDTFADLGAATLTVHLEACTHLHRSLQRIRDAGMKAGVALNPHSPVSLLSEVAEMADLVLVMSVNPGFGGQSFIENTYRKIEELRKLLSERNSQALIEVDGGVTLENAHALVAAGADVLVAGSTVFRSDDPAGTIARLAAAGQK; translated from the coding sequence ATGAAACATCCGATAATTGCCCCTTCCCTGCTGGCCGCGGATTTCGGCAACCTGCAGCAGGCTGTGGAAATGGTGGAACAAAGCCAGGCGGGCTGGCACCATATCGACGTGATGGACGGCCTGTTCGTCCCCAACATCTCCTATGGTATGCCCGTGATCCAGGCCATCGGGAAGCATGCCTCCAAGCCCCTGGACGTCCACCTGATGATCGTCGACCCGGACCGCTATATCGACACCTTTGCCGATTTAGGCGCTGCCACGCTAACGGTCCACCTGGAGGCCTGTACGCACCTGCACAGGAGCCTGCAGCGGATCCGGGACGCCGGGATGAAGGCCGGCGTGGCCCTGAACCCCCATTCGCCCGTAAGCCTGCTTTCCGAAGTAGCCGAAATGGCAGACCTGGTGCTGGTTATGAGTGTAAATCCCGGGTTCGGCGGGCAATCTTTCATTGAAAATACCTACCGGAAGATCGAAGAATTGCGGAAGCTGCTGAGCGAACGCAACAGCCAAGCGCTCATCGAGGTAGACGGCGGGGTGACCCTGGAAAATGCCCACGCCCTGGTTGCAGCCGGCGCAGATGTCCTGGTGGCGGGGAGTACGGTGTTCCGTTCCGACGATCCGGCCGGCACCATTGCCAGACTCGCGGCGGCCGGCCAAAAGTAG
- a CDS encoding YpdA family putative bacillithiol disulfide reductase has product MDLIIIGGGPIGIACGLEAKKKGVSYTIIEKGPIVNSLFNYPVNMQFFSSSERLEIDEIPFISKEAKPKRNEALEYYRRIVTSNQLNIRLFEKVGGIHRGDDGFTVQTSRGEYAARNVIIATGFYDLPNLLGVPGEDLPKVSHYYKDPHFYASQKLAVIGASNSAVDAALECWRKGADVTMIVRGPEIGQRVKYWVRPDILNRIEEGSIRAYYNSEVTRIDEESIEIRTPDGIRSLPNDFVLALTGYQPNFEFLEQAGIRLSDDAKRLPEYNPETMETNVPGLYLAGVICGGMETHKWFIENSRDHARLILDHIAGNMEAAALPGKL; this is encoded by the coding sequence ATGGATTTAATTATCATCGGAGGGGGGCCCATTGGTATTGCCTGTGGGCTGGAAGCGAAGAAAAAGGGGGTTTCCTACACCATCATCGAAAAGGGGCCCATCGTGAATTCGCTATTCAACTACCCGGTGAATATGCAGTTCTTCTCCTCCTCGGAGCGCCTGGAAATCGACGAAATACCCTTTATCAGCAAAGAAGCCAAACCCAAGCGCAACGAGGCGCTGGAATACTACCGGCGGATTGTGACGTCCAACCAGCTGAACATCCGTCTCTTTGAAAAAGTCGGTGGGATACACCGGGGGGATGACGGTTTTACCGTGCAGACCAGCCGGGGGGAATACGCCGCCCGAAACGTCATTATCGCCACGGGGTTTTACGATTTGCCCAACCTGCTGGGTGTTCCCGGGGAAGACCTGCCCAAGGTGTCGCACTACTATAAGGATCCCCACTTTTACGCCAGTCAGAAACTCGCCGTGATCGGCGCCAGCAATTCCGCGGTGGATGCCGCCCTGGAATGCTGGAGGAAGGGGGCGGATGTCACCATGATCGTCCGGGGGCCGGAAATCGGGCAACGGGTTAAATACTGGGTCCGGCCGGATATCCTCAACCGGATCGAAGAGGGCAGTATCCGGGCGTATTACAACAGCGAGGTAACCCGCATTGACGAAGAATCCATTGAGATCCGCACGCCGGATGGAATCCGGAGCCTACCCAATGACTTCGTCCTGGCCCTTACCGGCTACCAACCCAATTTTGAGTTTCTGGAACAGGCGGGAATCCGCTTGTCCGACGATGCCAAACGACTGCCGGAATACAACCCGGAGACCATGGAAACCAATGTTCCCGGACTCTATTTGGCAGGGGTGATATGCGGGGGTATGGAAACCCACAAATGGTTTATCGAAAATTCACGAGACCACGCCCGCCTGATCCTGGACCATATTGCGGGGAACATGGAGGCCGCCGCCCTCCCGGGGAAACTGTAG
- a CDS encoding GMC oxidoreductase, producing the protein MANFNIDARQAMTYDAIVIGSGISGGWAAKELCEKGLKTLVLERGPIVEHVADYKTMNDDPWDLELRESLTPEERRKHYKGIRSGFIGKSVEHFYANDAENPYTEVKPFLWIRGHQMGGRSLLWGKQTYRWSDLDFEANARDGYGVDWPIRYKDIEPWYTYVEKFAGISGEPLGLPQLPDSHFLPPMELNCVEKHVKSRIEEQFPGRHMIIGRVAHLTEPLNGRGKCQYRNRCSRGCPYGAYFSSNAVTLPAAQATGNLTIRPYSIAQSILYDEEKGLANGVRIIDAETGESMDYRARIVFCNASALSTTQILLNSKSNRFPEGMGNDSGELGHNLMDHTYRVGATARVPGFEDKYYSGRRPNGIYIPRYVNVDEGSRSQDFVRGFGFQGGGYRGGNPANIPEFGAGFKDEILKPGPWEFFITGFAECLPYHENKVTLDTENTDKWGQPTLAIDCEFKENEKALNRQIRKDAVEMLEKAGLENVMGFDNEHEPGYGIHEMGTARMGRDPKTSVLNGTNQVHAVKNVFVTDGACMTSSSCVNPSLTYMALTARAADHAVSELNKFNI; encoded by the coding sequence ATGGCAAATTTTAATATCGATGCCCGCCAGGCGATGACCTACGACGCCATCGTGATCGGGTCGGGTATCAGCGGCGGATGGGCCGCCAAGGAATTGTGCGAAAAAGGGTTGAAGACCCTGGTCCTGGAACGGGGTCCGATTGTCGAGCATGTGGCGGACTACAAAACCATGAACGACGACCCCTGGGACCTGGAACTCCGGGAATCCCTGACCCCGGAGGAACGCCGGAAACACTACAAGGGTATCCGTTCGGGATTTATCGGCAAGTCCGTAGAGCATTTTTACGCAAACGACGCGGAGAACCCCTATACGGAAGTTAAGCCCTTTCTCTGGATCCGCGGCCACCAAATGGGCGGCCGATCCCTCCTTTGGGGGAAACAGACCTACCGCTGGAGCGACTTGGACTTTGAAGCGAATGCCAGGGACGGCTATGGGGTGGACTGGCCCATCCGATACAAGGATATCGAACCCTGGTATACCTATGTGGAGAAGTTTGCCGGGATCAGCGGGGAACCCCTGGGTTTACCGCAGTTGCCCGACAGCCACTTCCTGCCACCGATGGAGTTGAACTGCGTGGAGAAACACGTAAAGAGCCGTATTGAAGAGCAATTCCCCGGGCGCCACATGATTATCGGCCGGGTGGCACACCTGACTGAGCCCCTCAATGGCCGCGGGAAGTGCCAGTACCGGAACCGGTGCAGCCGGGGCTGTCCGTACGGAGCGTATTTCAGCAGCAATGCAGTGACCCTGCCGGCCGCCCAGGCCACGGGGAACCTGACAATCCGCCCCTACTCCATTGCCCAGTCCATCCTCTACGACGAAGAGAAGGGCCTGGCCAACGGGGTTCGCATTATCGACGCGGAAACCGGGGAGTCCATGGACTACCGGGCACGCATCGTTTTCTGCAATGCCTCCGCCCTGAGTACCACTCAAATCCTGCTGAACTCCAAATCGAACCGCTTCCCGGAAGGGATGGGGAACGACAGCGGGGAACTGGGGCATAACCTGATGGACCACACCTACCGGGTGGGGGCCACAGCGCGGGTCCCCGGGTTTGAGGATAAATATTACAGCGGCCGCAGGCCAAACGGCATCTATATCCCGCGTTACGTAAACGTGGACGAAGGTTCCAGGTCCCAGGATTTTGTCCGGGGCTTCGGCTTCCAGGGAGGCGGATATCGGGGAGGGAACCCGGCCAATATCCCTGAATTTGGGGCCGGTTTCAAGGACGAAATCCTCAAGCCGGGACCCTGGGAATTCTTTATTACCGGATTTGCAGAATGCCTTCCCTACCACGAAAACAAGGTGACCCTGGACACTGAAAACACGGATAAATGGGGCCAGCCTACATTGGCCATCGACTGCGAGTTCAAGGAAAACGAAAAAGCCCTGAACCGGCAGATCCGCAAGGATGCGGTTGAAATGCTCGAGAAGGCCGGCCTTGAAAATGTCATGGGTTTCGACAACGAGCATGAACCCGGCTACGGCATCCACGAAATGGGAACCGCCCGTATGGGTCGCGATCCCAAAACCTCCGTGCTGAACGGTACAAACCAGGTACACGCAGTGAAAAACGTCTTCGTCACGGACGGGGCCTGTATGACCTCGTCTTCCTGCGTAAACCCTTCACTGACCTATATGGCATTGACCGCCCGTGCAGCGGACCACGCGGTATCCGAACTCAACAAATTCAATATCTGA